A single genomic interval of Oryzias latipes chromosome 3, ASM223467v1 harbors:
- the LOC101172064 gene encoding kelch-like protein 10, with protein sequence MASKMVLEEALMLGELSDFVIKVRDRDFKINRTILSNSSLYFCELFHNNPQMTVCSFPDVSASIMDLILKYAYTQSVLVLENNVQLLLEAAECFKIKGIVRACCDFLLQKLSTSNCIWILTLADRYLYPDLKEKACLFILRYFEDVAQYCPDFCNLSAEQLIHLIGKTELNVRQERVVFEAVIRWINYAPAERHGHLVSLMSKVRLNLISVNYLVDTVRVNNLVKGSPKCMAMVTNTMRKLQASILVRPLARARLPAEVLLAVGGFNDNLPANVIELYNVRTNRWRTVYNKDNLLPEFSQCVYIDGYIYCVGGLLDHRFFSSVTKFNLATKTWEEAGVMHEARANLSVVTLNGFIYAMGGWNEQETLKSAERFEPGTNQWTQIAPMEHRRADAAAATLHGKVYIFGGLLGNLALSSAECYTPTTNQWTLITPMSVARGAMGAIAYNDQIFVIGGCSHGRRLANVEVFNPASMTWGMVAQMHYPCSNFGVALLEEKLYVVGGIDTQDLTLCTVWCFDADKNQWNFVRDLGRPHGAVSCCLVERVPHASAFPL encoded by the exons ATGGCTTCTAAGATGGTTTTAGAAGAAGCCCTTATGTTGGGGGAGCTGAGCGACTTTGTGATTAAAGTTAGGGACAGGGATTTCAAAATTAATAGAACCATACTCTCCAACAGCAGCTTGTACTTCTG TGAACTCTTCCACAATAATCCGCAAATGACAGTCTGCAGCTTCCCAGATGTTTCAGCAAGTATAATGGATCTTATTCTAAAATATGCTTACACGCAATCTGTCCTGGTGTTGGAGAATAATGTGCAGTTGCTGTTGGAGGCAGCAGAGTGCTTCAAGATCAAGGGCATTGTTCGAGCCTGCTGCGACTTCCTGCTGCAGAAGCTTAGTACCAGTAACTGCATCTGGATTCTGACACTGGCAGACCGCTATCTTTATCCTGACCTGAAGGAAAAAGCGTGCCTCTTCATTCTGCGCTACTTTGAAGATGTTGCTCAGTACTGCCCAGACTTCTGTAATCTCTCTGCAGAACAGCTAATACATTTGATTggaaaaactgaactaaatgtAAGGCAAGAGAGGGTTGTCTTTGAGGCTGTCATCCGTTGGATCAACTATGCTCCAGCAGAGCGGCACGGTCACTTGGTCTCCCTAATGAGCAAG GTACGCCTAAACTTAATATCTGTTAACTACTTGGTTGACACAGTAAGGGTAAATAATCTGGTGAAGGGCAGCCCTAAATGTATGGCTATGGTGACCAACACTATGAGAAAGCTGCAGGCGTCCATCTTAGTGAGACCTCTGGCCAGGGCTCGCCTACCCGCCGAAGTGCTGCTGGCTGTTGGAGGTTTTAACGACAATCTACCAGCTAACGTGATCGAGTTATACAATGTGCGCACCAACCGCTGGAGAACTGTGTACAACAAAGACAATCTCTTGCCAGAGTTCAGTCAATGTGTTTACATCGACGGATATATCTACTGCGTTGGAGGCCTCCTTGACCATCGGTTTTTCAGCAGCGTGACAAAGTTTAATCTTGCCACGAAAACGTGGGAGGAGGCCGGAGTGATGCATGAGGCTCGGGCCAATCTGAGCGTGGTCACCTTGAATGGCTTCATATATGCCATGGGGGGGTGGAATGAACAAGAAACGCTGAAGTCTGCAGAACGGTTTGAACCCGGCACCAACCAGTGGACTCAGATCGCACCAATGGAACACAGGCGGGCTGATGCTGCGGCTGCAACACTTCACGGAAAG GTGTACATTTTTGGTGGATTACTTGGGAATCTGGCTCTGTCATCAGCTGAGTGTTACACACCCACCACCAATCAGTGGACACTGATCACTCCAATGTCGGTTGCACGGGGAGCAATGGGAGCCATTGCTTACaatgatcagatctttgtg aTTGGTGGATGCAGCCATGGAAGACGCTTGGCCAATGTTGAGGTCTTCAATCCTGCATCAATGACTTGGGGAATGGTAGCCCAAATGCATTACCCCTGTAGTAACTTTGGTGTTGCATTGCTGGAGGAAAAGCTGTATGTGGTTGGAGGCATCGACACCCAAGATCTAACGTTGTGTACGGTGTGGTGCTTCGACGCAGATAAAAACCAGTGGAATTTCGTCAGGGACCTGGGTCGGCCTCATGGAGCCGTCAGCTGCTGTTTGGTGGAGCGAGTCCCTCATGCTTCTGCTTTTCCATTAtaa